The Leifsonia williamsii genome includes a region encoding these proteins:
- a CDS encoding ABC transporter substrate-binding protein: MKSLHAARWAVPAGVLALALTMTGCAGASNGSSSSNKTLTVDTSFVVKTLDPGTVYEQTGNIAVHALYDTLVTFEGSNVTDIKPELASKWEQSSDGKTWTFTLDKDATFSDGSAVTAEDVVFSLNRLKNLKGSSSQTVQTLSFAAKGDDTVVVTSETPDPNVPIILAMPATSVINAEAAKKLGATDADDAAAKDKVGTQLDTESIGSGPYVIKSYDPSSKIVLTANPKYWGEKPAYGRVVIQNVDVQNQKLAISRAKGDEVALDLSGPQASELSSKLKVSGVADTSYFLSVNQDPAVSAVTSNPAFVKALRQTVDGPGIAKLFGKGATPASGLVPPAFAGALPEADAPKQDIDGATKTLADAGLTGAKAALVYPAITYRGVDLGTIVTKVQQDAKKAGIDIELTPQPINVFLQSQSEGKNEINFSPNSLNYPASDSLVNNMAPGASTSLRTGWTVERANPAAVQASKAVTAAVTPDARTDAMVAWQKVMNEFSPYIALANNAGIVVATGDLTGAEYTPAGWTVDLAAIAAK; this comes from the coding sequence ATGAAATCTCTCCACGCGGCCCGATGGGCTGTTCCGGCGGGCGTCCTCGCGCTGGCCCTGACCATGACGGGGTGCGCGGGCGCCTCCAACGGCTCGTCCTCCTCGAACAAGACCCTCACGGTCGACACCTCGTTCGTCGTGAAGACGCTCGACCCGGGCACGGTCTACGAGCAGACGGGCAACATCGCCGTGCACGCGCTCTACGACACGCTCGTCACCTTCGAGGGCTCGAACGTGACCGATATCAAGCCCGAGCTGGCCTCGAAGTGGGAGCAGTCCTCCGACGGGAAGACCTGGACGTTCACGCTCGACAAGGACGCGACGTTCAGCGACGGCTCCGCGGTCACCGCCGAGGATGTCGTGTTCAGCCTGAACCGCCTCAAGAACCTCAAGGGCTCGTCGTCGCAGACCGTGCAGACGCTCTCGTTCGCGGCGAAGGGCGACGACACCGTCGTCGTCACCAGCGAGACTCCCGACCCGAACGTGCCGATCATCCTCGCGATGCCGGCCACCAGCGTGATCAACGCCGAGGCGGCGAAGAAGCTCGGCGCGACCGACGCGGACGACGCGGCGGCGAAGGACAAGGTCGGCACCCAGCTCGACACCGAGAGCATCGGCAGCGGCCCGTACGTGATCAAGAGCTACGACCCCAGCTCCAAGATCGTGCTGACGGCGAACCCGAAGTACTGGGGCGAGAAGCCGGCGTACGGCCGCGTCGTCATCCAGAACGTCGACGTGCAGAACCAGAAGCTCGCCATCTCGCGCGCCAAGGGCGACGAGGTCGCGCTCGACCTCTCCGGCCCGCAGGCATCGGAGCTCTCCAGCAAGCTGAAGGTCTCGGGCGTGGCAGACACCTCCTACTTCCTCAGTGTGAACCAGGACCCGGCGGTCTCGGCTGTCACGAGCAACCCGGCGTTCGTGAAGGCGCTGCGCCAGACGGTCGACGGCCCGGGCATCGCGAAGCTGTTCGGCAAGGGCGCGACCCCGGCCTCCGGATTGGTCCCGCCCGCGTTCGCCGGCGCGCTGCCGGAGGCCGACGCTCCGAAGCAGGACATCGACGGCGCCACGAAGACCCTCGCCGACGCCGGCCTGACCGGTGCCAAGGCCGCCCTGGTCTACCCGGCGATCACCTACCGCGGTGTCGACCTCGGCACCATCGTGACGAAGGTGCAGCAGGACGCCAAGAAGGCGGGCATCGACATCGAGCTCACCCCGCAGCCGATCAACGTGTTCCTGCAGTCGCAGTCGGAGGGGAAGAACGAGATCAACTTCTCCCCGAACAGCCTGAACTACCCGGCGTCCGACTCGCTGGTGAACAACATGGCGCCGGGCGCCTCCACCTCCCTCCGCACCGGCTGGACCGTGGAGCGCGCGAACCCGGCCGCCGTCCAGGCGAGCAAGGCCGTCACCGCGGCCGTCACGCCGGACGCCCGGACCGATGCGATGGTGGCCTGGCAGAAGGTCATGAACGAGTTCTCGCCGTACATCGCCCTCGCCAACAACGCCGGCATCGTCGTCGCCACCGGCGACCTCACCGGCGCGGAGTACACCCCCGCCGGCTGGACGGTCGACCTGGCCGCGATCGCCGCGAAGTAG
- a CDS encoding ABC transporter permease — MPPLARMIVRRLVSALILLWGVTVVTFLLVSVVPGDPAAANLSQQAYDDPEIREAFRAKWGLDQPIWVQYGRYLWNILHGDLGTSQQTHRPVTQDLEQYVPATLEIAIPAMILAIIIAVGLGMLSAMRKNRPVDTGIRTVALVGLSTPPFWLALVALYVFFYLLGWVPNGGRLSNDFDPPPTLTGLYTVDSALAGQWDVFGDAVWHLLLPVGILTALTVSGLLRFVRSAMIEVLDAEYIRSAVAKGLPSRVITWRHVFRAGLLPVLTVSGLMFASLLGGAVLVEQVLSWPGLGQYAYKSAISLDLQSILGVTLFVAVVYTLINLLVDVLYSVIDPRIGAK, encoded by the coding sequence ATGCCACCTCTCGCGAGAATGATCGTGCGGCGACTGGTCAGCGCCCTCATCCTGCTCTGGGGCGTCACGGTCGTGACCTTCCTGCTGGTGAGCGTCGTGCCGGGCGACCCCGCCGCGGCCAACCTGTCGCAGCAGGCCTACGACGACCCAGAGATCCGCGAGGCGTTCCGCGCCAAGTGGGGACTCGACCAACCCATCTGGGTGCAGTACGGCCGCTACCTCTGGAACATCCTCCACGGCGACCTCGGCACGTCGCAGCAGACCCACCGCCCGGTGACGCAGGACCTGGAGCAGTACGTCCCCGCCACCCTCGAGATCGCCATCCCGGCGATGATCCTGGCGATCATCATCGCGGTCGGCCTCGGGATGCTCTCGGCCATGCGCAAGAACCGCCCGGTCGACACCGGCATCCGCACCGTGGCGCTGGTCGGCCTCTCCACGCCGCCGTTCTGGCTGGCGCTCGTCGCCCTCTACGTGTTCTTCTACCTGCTCGGCTGGGTGCCCAACGGCGGCCGGCTCAGCAACGACTTCGACCCGCCGCCCACGCTCACCGGGCTCTACACCGTCGACTCCGCGCTCGCGGGGCAGTGGGACGTGTTCGGCGACGCGGTGTGGCACCTGCTGCTGCCGGTCGGCATCCTGACCGCGCTCACCGTCTCCGGGCTGCTGCGCTTCGTTCGGTCGGCGATGATCGAGGTGCTCGACGCCGAGTACATCCGGTCGGCCGTGGCGAAAGGGCTGCCCAGCCGGGTGATCACCTGGCGCCACGTCTTCCGCGCCGGTCTGCTGCCGGTGCTGACGGTCTCCGGCCTGATGTTCGCCTCTCTGCTTGGCGGCGCCGTCCTCGTTGAGCAGGTGCTCTCGTGGCCGGGGCTCGGCCAGTACGCCTACAAGAGCGCGATCTCGCTCGACCTGCAGTCCATCCTCGGCGTGACGCTGTTCGTCGCCGTGGTCTATACCCTCATCAACCTCCTCGTCGACGTGCTCTACAGCGTCATCGACCCGAGGATCGGAGCGAAATGA
- a CDS encoding ABC transporter permease, producing the protein MTILSSDRVAVTRGARLGRFGGRRVRRDGSPATGSFWRPLTIVSVAVIAVWCILAAFAPWIAPYDPLKTVGDNLEAPSAAHWMGTDDLGRDMLSRLIWGSRLSLPLAVAIVACSLVVGGIVGLAAGYFGKAVDNVAMRLADLVLAFPQIILAMAVAAAFGPSVGNAVLALVIVSWPLYARIIRSSVLSVREQEYVVSGRLLGSRTLRSIVKDVIPNSAGPALVMSTIELGNAILMLAALSFLGLGPRPPAAEWGAMIALGSQNLGNWWVSLFPGLAILTIVMAFNLLGDAVQDHLDPRSRRGRSR; encoded by the coding sequence ATGACCATCCTGTCCTCCGACCGGGTCGCCGTCACCCGGGGAGCCCGCCTCGGCCGCTTCGGCGGGCGCCGGGTGCGCCGCGACGGATCCCCGGCGACCGGGTCCTTCTGGCGCCCGCTGACCATCGTGTCCGTCGCCGTGATCGCGGTGTGGTGCATCCTCGCTGCCTTCGCGCCGTGGATCGCCCCTTACGACCCGCTGAAGACCGTCGGCGACAACCTGGAGGCGCCGAGCGCGGCGCACTGGATGGGTACCGACGACCTCGGGCGCGACATGCTCAGCCGCCTGATCTGGGGGTCGCGCCTGTCGCTGCCCCTCGCGGTGGCGATCGTCGCCTGCTCCCTCGTGGTGGGCGGAATCGTCGGGCTCGCCGCCGGCTACTTCGGCAAGGCGGTCGACAACGTCGCGATGCGGTTGGCCGACCTGGTCCTCGCGTTCCCGCAGATCATCCTCGCCATGGCCGTCGCCGCCGCCTTCGGGCCGAGCGTCGGCAACGCGGTGCTCGCCCTCGTGATCGTGTCGTGGCCGCTGTACGCCCGCATCATCCGCAGCTCGGTGCTGAGCGTGCGGGAGCAGGAGTACGTGGTCTCCGGCCGCCTGCTCGGCTCGCGCACCCTCCGCTCGATCGTCAAGGACGTCATCCCGAACAGCGCCGGGCCCGCGCTCGTGATGTCGACCATCGAGCTGGGCAACGCGATCCTGATGCTCGCCGCCCTGTCGTTCCTCGGCCTCGGGCCGCGGCCGCCGGCGGCGGAGTGGGGCGCGATGATCGCGCTCGGCTCGCAGAACCTCGGCAACTGGTGGGTGAGCCTGTTCCCCGGCCTCGCGATCCTCACGATCGTGATGGCCTTCAACCTCCTGGGCGACGCCGTCCAGGACCACCTGGACCCGCGGTCCAGAAGGGGGAGGTCGCGATGA
- a CDS encoding ABC transporter ATP-binding protein, with translation MTAPLLTIEGLTVTMPTPSGDTELVHDTDIAIGDGEIVGLAGESGSGKTMTASAIMGILPAGARATGRIMFEGRNLLDLRRSELDTVRGNRIAIVFQDPTAALHPLLTIGTQITEHLIHHTGVSKKVAKARAVELLDLVRITDPHTAVKAFPHQFSGGMRQRAAIAIALACEPRLLIADEPTTALDVTVQAGILRLFDRLSRETGVSMLFITHDLGVMSAIADRTYVFKDGTVVESGVTTQILNAPEHEYTKALIASRAQSLAQGRTRAEETL, from the coding sequence ATGACCGCGCCGCTGCTCACCATCGAGGGCCTGACGGTGACGATGCCGACCCCATCCGGAGACACGGAGCTCGTCCACGACACCGACATCGCGATCGGCGACGGCGAGATCGTCGGCCTGGCCGGCGAGAGCGGGTCGGGCAAGACGATGACCGCCTCGGCGATCATGGGCATCCTGCCCGCGGGTGCCCGTGCCACGGGCCGGATCATGTTCGAGGGCCGCAATCTGCTCGACCTGCGCCGCTCGGAGCTCGACACCGTCCGCGGCAACCGCATCGCGATCGTGTTCCAGGACCCGACGGCTGCACTGCACCCGCTGCTGACGATCGGCACCCAGATCACCGAGCACCTCATCCACCACACGGGGGTGTCGAAGAAGGTCGCGAAGGCTCGCGCCGTCGAGCTGCTCGACCTGGTGCGCATCACCGACCCGCACACCGCGGTGAAGGCGTTCCCGCACCAGTTCTCCGGCGGGATGCGGCAGCGCGCCGCCATCGCGATCGCGCTCGCCTGCGAGCCTCGGCTGCTGATCGCCGACGAGCCGACCACCGCGCTGGACGTCACGGTGCAGGCGGGGATCCTCCGGCTGTTCGACCGCCTGTCGCGCGAGACCGGGGTGTCGATGCTGTTCATCACGCACGACCTGGGCGTCATGAGCGCGATCGCCGACCGCACGTACGTCTTCAAGGACGGCACGGTGGTCGAGTCGGGCGTGACGACGCAGATCCTGAACGCGCCGGAGCACGAGTACACCAAGGCGCTGATCGCCTCCCGCGCGCAATCGCTGGCGCAGGGCCGGACCCGAGCGGAGGAGACGCTGTGA
- a CDS encoding ABC transporter ATP-binding protein, with product MSILDIDDIVVTHRRPGAPPVRAVRGVSLSVEPGQVVGLVGESGCGKSSLARVAVGIEAPTSGTVRFEGRPLEPLRMRQRPAPDRRLQMVFQNPYASLSPRRTIASQLLDGVAENLDRRQREAEVARLLALVGLDTAAATRYPAQFSGGQRQRLAIARALAAKPSLMVADEPVTALDAFSSAQIVRLLQSLVAELGMGMLFISHDLSLVRAIADETAVMYAGEIVERGPSEQLWERPQHPYTRTLIAAIPEIGPVKKLPGLDEQPPTALSNAGTDAGLTNGARP from the coding sequence GTGAGCATCCTCGATATCGACGACATCGTCGTCACCCACCGCCGGCCGGGCGCCCCGCCCGTGCGGGCCGTCCGCGGCGTCTCGCTCTCGGTCGAGCCAGGTCAGGTGGTCGGACTCGTGGGCGAGTCGGGCTGCGGCAAGTCGTCGCTCGCCCGGGTCGCCGTCGGCATCGAGGCGCCGACCTCCGGGACGGTGCGCTTCGAGGGCCGCCCGCTCGAGCCGCTGCGGATGCGGCAGCGCCCCGCGCCCGACCGGCGGCTGCAGATGGTGTTCCAGAACCCGTACGCGTCGCTGAGCCCGCGCCGCACGATCGCGAGCCAGCTGCTCGACGGCGTCGCCGAGAACCTCGACCGGCGGCAGCGGGAGGCGGAGGTCGCGCGGCTGCTCGCGCTGGTCGGCCTCGACACCGCCGCCGCAACGCGTTATCCGGCGCAGTTCTCCGGCGGCCAGCGGCAGCGCCTGGCGATCGCGCGAGCCCTCGCCGCGAAGCCGAGCCTGATGGTCGCGGACGAGCCGGTGACGGCGCTCGACGCCTTCTCATCGGCCCAGATCGTGCGGCTGCTGCAGTCGCTCGTCGCCGAGCTGGGGATGGGGATGCTGTTCATCTCGCACGACCTGTCGCTCGTGCGCGCCATCGCCGACGAGACCGCGGTGATGTACGCGGGCGAGATCGTGGAGCGCGGCCCGAGCGAGCAGCTCTGGGAGCGTCCGCAGCACCCGTACACGCGCACCCTCATCGCGGCGATCCCCGAGATCGGCCCGGTCAAGAAGCTGCCAGGGCTCGACGAGCAGCCCCCGACAGCACTCTCGAACGCCGGCACGGACGCCGGCCTCACGAACGGAGCACGCCCATGA
- a CDS encoding amidohydrolase family protein has translation MILDTTTATPALLTGARVFTGTGDGLIDAAVLVGADGRIAAVGPAKELRAQAAGGPLRDVDLTGRVLAPGLINMHVHLGLALPGTAGAAIASKSDPDLLLVMADGAKRTLHAGVTTARLVGESRYLDFALRRGIDAGIVPGPRLFTAGHALCCTGGHGWDSDALEGDGADELRRLARLQIRHGADLIKVCISGGIAGEHEQIDTPQLTDEEMGSIIAVAHDWGRKVTAHVGPSETLRRAIELGLDCVEHGYQLTRELTDLMAERGVWYVPTITVSRCEEFFDAQGVPDWMKQRALGAGPRHWESLQNAIASGVSIAMGTDMPPAADFDGTTATVREMEFMQEAGMSALDVMRSATVRAAELLGTDGLGTIEAGAHADLVAMTDDPTLDVAALRGIDWVMKDGVTVRDDRAGLL, from the coding sequence ATGATCCTCGACACCACCACGGCGACGCCCGCACTGCTGACCGGTGCACGCGTCTTCACGGGCACCGGGGACGGGCTCATCGACGCCGCCGTGCTGGTCGGGGCGGACGGCCGCATCGCCGCGGTCGGACCCGCGAAGGAGCTGCGTGCTCAGGCGGCCGGCGGTCCGTTGCGCGACGTCGACCTCACCGGTCGCGTTCTCGCGCCGGGCCTCATCAACATGCACGTTCACCTCGGGCTCGCCCTGCCGGGGACGGCCGGAGCCGCGATCGCGAGCAAGTCGGACCCCGACCTCCTGCTGGTCATGGCCGACGGGGCGAAGCGCACCCTGCACGCGGGCGTGACCACGGCGCGGCTGGTGGGGGAGAGCCGCTACCTCGACTTCGCCCTGCGGCGCGGCATCGACGCCGGGATCGTGCCGGGGCCGCGCCTGTTCACGGCCGGGCACGCCCTGTGCTGCACCGGCGGGCACGGCTGGGACTCCGACGCGCTGGAGGGCGACGGCGCCGACGAGCTGCGCCGGCTCGCCCGGCTGCAGATCCGTCACGGCGCCGACCTGATCAAGGTCTGCATCTCGGGCGGCATCGCGGGCGAGCACGAGCAGATCGACACGCCGCAGCTCACCGACGAGGAGATGGGCTCGATCATCGCTGTCGCGCACGACTGGGGCCGCAAGGTCACCGCGCACGTCGGCCCGTCGGAGACCTTGCGCCGTGCGATCGAGCTGGGCCTCGACTGCGTCGAGCACGGCTACCAGCTCACCCGCGAGCTGACCGACCTCATGGCGGAGCGCGGCGTCTGGTACGTGCCCACCATCACGGTCAGCCGCTGCGAGGAGTTCTTCGACGCCCAGGGCGTGCCCGACTGGATGAAGCAGCGCGCGCTCGGCGCCGGACCCCGCCACTGGGAGAGCCTGCAGAACGCGATCGCCAGCGGCGTCTCCATCGCGATGGGGACCGACATGCCGCCGGCCGCCGACTTCGACGGCACGACCGCGACGGTGCGCGAGATGGAGTTCATGCAGGAGGCGGGGATGAGCGCGCTCGACGTCATGCGCTCGGCCACCGTGCGCGCCGCCGAGCTGCTCGGCACCGACGGACTCGGCACGATCGAGGCCGGGGCGCACGCCGACCTCGTCGCCATGACCGACGACCCGACGCTCGACGTGGCCGCGCTGCGCGGCATCGACTGGGTGATGAAGGACGGCGTCACCGTGCGCGACGACCGCGCCGGTCTGCTGTGA
- a CDS encoding DUF885 domain-containing protein, with translation MSGSATREVADRHVSALAEHEPTAAQALGLASTRPLPDLSPEWAQERRALTRRTAAALRGAEPDGEADRSLHAAMTERMRSEAELFDTGFTARLLAPLASPVHEVRESFDDVVVTDDDAGDRVIERLQAVDGALADLRRRLGWARAAGRDSRFTGTGVAAARQVTAVADQIATWIDPRGIDYFSSIATAGLATARRQALDRAAASATAAFADLEDWLRSDLLPDAPREDAVGEHVYAQTARSFLGTELDLDEVYDYGWQELDRLFSEALSLSAQVLGGHVGDGGPGEVAAAARALDADQRHRVEGRANIVGWLNDRLDWTLETVGDAFDLPESIRDVDIVVPTAATGVVYYLPGAPDGSVRSKIVWTVPEGADAIGTWQEVTSFHHEGVPGHHLEHSINRANAGLHPWQRYLCEIHGYAEGWAHYSEQLSADLGLLRDPAERLGMVLGQLWRTVRIVADIGLHTGRRLRANPLGATGQWTPELARRFLTDIALVDPRTARFEVDRYLGWPGQALAFKVGAKLWTEARAAAGRAGASAADFHRRALGLGPMGLAPLRALLTDS, from the coding sequence GTGAGCGGCTCCGCGACGCGCGAGGTCGCCGACCGCCATGTCTCCGCGCTGGCGGAGCACGAGCCGACCGCCGCGCAGGCGCTGGGCCTCGCCTCCACCCGCCCGCTGCCGGACCTGAGCCCGGAATGGGCGCAGGAGCGACGCGCGCTCACCCGGCGCACGGCGGCCGCCCTGCGCGGGGCCGAGCCGGACGGGGAGGCGGACCGCAGCCTCCACGCCGCCATGACCGAGCGGATGCGGAGCGAGGCCGAGCTGTTCGACACCGGATTCACCGCCCGGCTGCTGGCGCCGCTCGCGTCGCCCGTGCACGAGGTGCGCGAGAGCTTCGACGACGTCGTGGTCACCGACGACGACGCCGGCGACCGGGTTATCGAGCGCCTGCAGGCGGTCGACGGCGCGCTCGCCGACCTGCGCAGGAGGCTCGGCTGGGCGCGCGCCGCGGGGAGGGACAGCCGCTTCACCGGCACCGGCGTCGCCGCAGCGCGTCAGGTCACGGCCGTCGCCGACCAGATCGCGACGTGGATCGACCCGCGAGGGATCGACTACTTCTCGAGCATCGCAACGGCCGGCCTCGCGACGGCGCGGCGTCAGGCGCTCGATCGCGCCGCGGCGTCGGCGACGGCTGCGTTCGCCGACCTCGAGGACTGGCTGCGCAGCGATCTGCTGCCGGACGCCCCCCGCGAGGACGCCGTCGGCGAGCACGTCTACGCGCAGACCGCCCGCAGCTTCCTGGGCACCGAGCTCGACCTCGACGAGGTCTACGACTACGGCTGGCAGGAGCTGGACCGCCTGTTCTCCGAAGCGCTCTCCCTCTCTGCGCAGGTGCTCGGCGGACACGTCGGCGACGGCGGACCCGGGGAGGTCGCGGCGGCTGCGCGTGCGCTCGACGCCGATCAGCGCCACCGCGTCGAGGGGCGCGCGAACATCGTCGGCTGGCTGAACGACCGCCTCGACTGGACGCTCGAAACGGTCGGTGACGCCTTCGACCTTCCGGAGAGCATCCGCGACGTGGACATCGTCGTGCCGACCGCCGCCACCGGCGTCGTCTACTACCTGCCGGGCGCTCCCGACGGCTCCGTGCGCAGCAAGATCGTCTGGACCGTGCCGGAGGGCGCCGACGCCATCGGCACCTGGCAGGAGGTGACGAGCTTCCACCACGAGGGCGTTCCCGGCCATCACCTGGAGCACAGCATCAACCGCGCGAACGCCGGGCTGCACCCGTGGCAGCGCTACCTGTGCGAGATCCACGGCTACGCGGAGGGATGGGCGCACTACTCGGAGCAGCTCTCGGCCGACCTCGGCCTGCTCCGCGACCCGGCGGAACGCCTCGGGATGGTGCTGGGCCAGCTGTGGCGCACCGTGCGGATCGTCGCCGACATCGGCCTCCACACCGGTCGTCGGCTGCGCGCGAACCCGCTCGGCGCGACCGGGCAGTGGACGCCCGAGCTGGCCCGCCGCTTCTTGACCGACATCGCCTTGGTCGACCCGCGGACCGCCCGGTTCGAGGTCGACCGCTACCTCGGCTGGCCGGGCCAGGCGCTCGCCTTCAAGGTGGGGGCCAAGCTCTGGACGGAGGCGCGTGCCGCCGCAGGGCGCGCGGGCGCCTCCGCCGCCGACTTCCACCGCCGCGCGCTCGGCCTCGGACCGATGGGACTCGCGCCGCTGCGCGCGCTCCTGACCGACTCATGA
- a CDS encoding YybH family protein, translating into MTDAQTLHDFVVALYRDLGDRAAFDTRLDPDVTVWETPRPQLMRGIAELDELRGPAVPPAERTEPLPLVTPVDIVADAFGETGIVRYVLEVRAPESGGLLETVRVTDVVRRGGSAGWLIVHHHAQDLAAPATASTTEN; encoded by the coding sequence ATGACCGACGCGCAGACGCTGCACGACTTCGTCGTCGCTCTCTACCGCGACCTCGGCGACCGCGCCGCCTTCGACACCCGCCTCGACCCGGACGTCACCGTGTGGGAGACGCCGCGCCCGCAGCTGATGCGCGGCATCGCCGAACTCGATGAGCTGCGGGGGCCGGCCGTGCCGCCGGCGGAGCGCACCGAGCCGCTGCCGCTCGTCACTCCCGTCGACATCGTCGCCGACGCGTTCGGTGAGACCGGGATCGTGCGCTACGTGCTGGAGGTGCGCGCACCGGAGTCCGGCGGGCTCCTCGAGACCGTGCGGGTGACCGACGTCGTCCGGCGCGGCGGCAGCGCGGGCTGGCTGATCGTCCACCACCACGCGCAGGACCTCGCTGCGCCCGCCACCGCCTCAACGACCGAGAACTGA
- a CDS encoding dihydrodipicolinate synthase family protein, which produces MDRNSVDWHGYIPAITTPFTREGAFDREAFAGQLGWLADEGMHGVILAGTSGEWFSLSADERAELFASGARHGSGMTVIGGCNAFTAAEAIQHARAAEKAGLDGILLTPPPYMVPTKAEIVEFYREVSDATELPICVYNWPRGCIVDMGVDTLAELAELDNVVAIKNSTGDFAAFLAGLYALGDRVRYFGIPTSEIGADLVQGGHGDGLMGSGAPLGRDHPDFWNALAAGDRERAIALGARDRVIMTSWFGADYGAKFGNQQAIMKTALRLRGVPAGYVRRPLLELDEEQVALVRTTLEGLGIGTVPLS; this is translated from the coding sequence ATGGACAGGAACAGCGTCGACTGGCACGGGTACATCCCGGCCATCACCACCCCCTTCACCCGTGAGGGCGCCTTCGACCGGGAGGCGTTCGCAGGGCAGCTGGGCTGGCTCGCGGACGAGGGGATGCACGGTGTGATCCTCGCCGGCACGTCCGGCGAGTGGTTCAGCCTCTCGGCGGACGAGCGCGCGGAGCTGTTCGCGTCCGGCGCGCGGCACGGCTCCGGGATGACGGTCATCGGCGGGTGCAACGCGTTCACCGCCGCCGAGGCGATCCAGCACGCCCGAGCGGCCGAGAAGGCGGGGCTCGACGGCATCCTGCTGACGCCTCCGCCGTACATGGTGCCGACGAAGGCCGAGATCGTGGAGTTCTACCGCGAGGTCTCCGATGCGACCGAGCTGCCGATCTGCGTGTACAACTGGCCGCGCGGCTGCATCGTCGACATGGGCGTCGACACCCTCGCCGAGCTGGCCGAGCTCGACAACGTCGTCGCGATCAAGAACTCCACCGGGGACTTCGCCGCGTTCCTCGCCGGTCTCTACGCGCTCGGCGACCGGGTGCGCTACTTCGGCATCCCCACCAGCGAGATCGGCGCGGACCTCGTCCAGGGCGGGCACGGCGACGGGCTCATGGGCTCCGGCGCTCCGCTCGGCCGCGACCACCCCGACTTCTGGAATGCGCTCGCGGCGGGGGACCGGGAGCGGGCGATCGCCCTCGGCGCCCGCGACCGCGTCATCATGACCAGCTGGTTCGGCGCCGACTACGGCGCGAAGTTCGGCAACCAGCAGGCCATCATGAAGACCGCTCTGCGGCTGCGCGGCGTGCCGGCCGGCTACGTCCGCCGGCCGCTGCTCGAGCTCGACGAGGAGCAGGTCGCGCTCGTCCGCACGACGCTCGAAGGGCTCGGCATCGGGACCGTCCCGCTCTCGTGA
- a CDS encoding NAD(P)/FAD-dependent oxidoreductase, with the protein MSERYDSVVVGGGLLGSALAWMLARDGARVALLERDQLNQHASGQNAGSLHFQLEYRMVENGWESARTAAEAMPLHLEAAREWAALGDELGESVGVKQPGGLMLAETAEQVAVLERKTALEQEWGLDVSLLDGDEARRLAPYLSDSVVAAAFCPLEGKADTRIAGPALARGAVRLGAEVLTRTEVTGLTRTADGWRVEAVSRPGGEGGHAVTLETDSVMLAAGVWTTRLGRMVGAELPTIPLALQMSVTAPTAPFIPHLVQHAGTKLSLKQTGNGTVLIGGGWPARMPLGAGGEPDVDARPSLLRSSLVGNARAAIGVVPRTARLPVLRSWVGTTTVTPDQLPLVGEVPGSPGVFVATGGSAFTLGPSFARSLIALAGGRRPDIDLDPYDPRRFGGLIHV; encoded by the coding sequence GTGAGTGAGCGCTACGACAGCGTCGTCGTCGGAGGCGGGCTGCTGGGCTCCGCCCTGGCCTGGATGCTCGCGCGCGACGGCGCCCGCGTCGCCCTGCTCGAACGCGACCAGCTCAATCAGCACGCGTCGGGGCAGAACGCCGGCAGCCTCCACTTCCAGCTCGAGTACCGGATGGTGGAGAACGGCTGGGAGTCGGCCCGCACGGCCGCCGAGGCCATGCCGCTGCACCTGGAGGCGGCCCGTGAGTGGGCGGCCCTGGGCGATGAGCTGGGCGAGTCGGTCGGCGTCAAGCAGCCGGGCGGACTGATGCTCGCCGAGACGGCGGAGCAGGTCGCCGTGCTGGAGCGCAAGACCGCCCTCGAGCAGGAGTGGGGACTCGACGTCTCCCTGCTCGACGGCGACGAGGCCCGCCGGCTGGCGCCGTACCTCTCCGACTCGGTGGTGGCGGCCGCGTTCTGCCCGCTGGAGGGCAAGGCCGACACCCGCATCGCCGGGCCGGCCCTGGCGCGCGGCGCTGTCCGGCTCGGGGCGGAGGTGCTCACCCGCACCGAGGTGACCGGGCTGACGCGCACGGCCGATGGATGGCGGGTGGAGGCGGTCTCCCGCCCGGGCGGGGAGGGCGGCCACGCCGTCACGCTCGAGACCGACTCGGTGATGCTGGCGGCCGGGGTATGGACGACGCGCCTCGGCCGCATGGTCGGCGCGGAGCTTCCGACCATCCCGCTCGCCCTGCAGATGAGCGTCACCGCCCCGACCGCCCCCTTCATCCCGCACCTCGTGCAGCATGCGGGCACGAAGCTCTCGCTCAAGCAGACCGGCAACGGCACGGTGCTGATCGGCGGCGGCTGGCCGGCCCGCATGCCGCTCGGCGCGGGCGGAGAGCCCGACGTGGACGCCCGGCCGAGCCTGCTGCGCTCCTCGCTCGTCGGCAATGCGCGGGCGGCGATCGGCGTTGTTCCCCGCACCGCCCGGCTGCCCGTTCTGCGCTCGTGGGTGGGGACGACGACCGTGACCCCCGACCAGCTCCCGCTCGTGGGCGAGGTGCCGGGCAGCCCCGGAGTCTTCGTCGCCACGGGCGGCTCCGCCTTCACCCTCGGCCCCAGCTTCGCCCGATCGCTGATCGCGCTCGCGGGCGGGCGGCGGCCCGACATCGACCTCGACCCCTACGACCCGCGACGCTTCGGAGGCCTCATCCATGTCTGA